From Nevskia ramosa DSM 11499, the proteins below share one genomic window:
- a CDS encoding magnesium transporter MgtE N-terminal domain-containing protein translates to MASPSLNPIGSLSLAYLEAHPRDAARVLERLTPTAAADLLASVPLRLAAPVMRQMLPLFAARALDRLGDDRAAGLLRAVGPQTGVAVLRQIPRTRADVLISQLPAPLAVAFRLLLGYPENTVGAWADPHALALTEDIRCAQAIDHLRSSGNEQDALYIVDGEQRLIGVVPMVDLLRAAADTPLRRLMQPPPVTVPAQSLVSALHDHPGWAGARALPVVERGERFAGVLWQTALATASGPERDPEDQPATPGDALSLVAGGYWNAVAGLIEVLVSWLPTTTRAVAPDERPEPR, encoded by the coding sequence ATGGCTAGCCCCAGTCTCAACCCCATTGGCAGCCTGTCACTGGCCTATCTGGAAGCGCATCCGCGCGATGCCGCGCGGGTGCTCGAACGGCTGACGCCGACTGCCGCCGCCGATCTGCTGGCCAGTGTGCCGCTGCGGCTGGCAGCACCGGTGATGCGCCAGATGCTGCCGCTGTTCGCGGCGCGGGCGCTGGATCGTCTCGGTGACGACCGCGCGGCTGGCCTGCTGCGCGCCGTCGGGCCACAGACCGGCGTCGCCGTACTGCGACAGATACCGCGAACGCGCGCCGATGTGCTGATCAGCCAGTTGCCGGCGCCGCTCGCGGTCGCCTTCCGGCTGCTGCTCGGTTATCCCGAAAACACCGTCGGCGCCTGGGCCGATCCGCATGCGCTGGCATTGACCGAAGACATCCGCTGCGCACAGGCGATCGATCATCTGCGCAGCTCCGGCAACGAGCAGGATGCGCTGTACATCGTCGATGGCGAGCAACGCCTGATCGGCGTGGTGCCGATGGTCGATCTGCTGCGCGCCGCAGCCGATACGCCGCTGCGCCGCCTGATGCAGCCGCCGCCGGTCACCGTGCCGGCGCAGTCGCTGGTCAGCGCCCTGCACGATCATCCGGGCTGGGCGGGCGCCCGCGCGCTGCCGGTGGTCGAACGCGGCGAGCGTTTCGCCGGCGTGCTCTGGCAGACCGCGCTGGCCACCGCCAGCGGCCCGGAGCGCGATCCCGAGGATCAGCCGGCGACACCCGGCGATGCGCTGTCACTGGTTGCCGGCGGTTACTGGAACGCCGTGGCGGGGCTGATCGAAGTGCTGGTGTCCTGGCTGCCGACCACCACGCGCGCCGTGGCACCCGACGAGCGCCCCGAGCCCCGATGA
- a CDS encoding mechanosensitive ion channel family protein — MTLFAEWSTALQDVLSTFLGKASHFLPKLVGALVLLLVGWLVARVLRTIGTRLVATAERVLSQSSIARNGSSVRLPMVSARVLGSILFWLVMLFFVTAATEVLGLALFTAWLGQLVAYVPTMAAGALIIVVGVLVSRMARQLVEAAPIADDPAQRVMLGRMVQAAILITAVLVGADQIGIRVTFIVVMATVVIIALVGAAALSVSLGSRSYVANLIGSHYLRQTYSIGQQVRVDGYEGKILEMSNTSLVLETTDGRVSLPARLFNEAPIVLLIERPEGSLDPEARNG, encoded by the coding sequence TTGACCCTGTTCGCCGAATGGAGCACCGCGCTGCAGGACGTGCTGTCGACGTTCCTCGGCAAGGCCTCGCACTTCCTGCCCAAGCTGGTCGGCGCTTTGGTGCTGCTGCTGGTCGGCTGGCTGGTGGCGCGCGTGCTGCGCACCATCGGCACGCGGCTGGTGGCGACGGCAGAAAGAGTGCTGTCGCAATCCTCGATTGCCCGCAACGGCTCCAGCGTGCGCCTGCCGATGGTCTCGGCGCGGGTGCTGGGCAGCATCCTGTTCTGGCTGGTGATGCTGTTCTTCGTGACTGCGGCCACCGAGGTACTCGGCCTTGCGCTGTTCACCGCATGGCTGGGCCAACTCGTCGCCTATGTGCCGACGATGGCGGCCGGCGCGCTGATCATCGTCGTCGGCGTGCTGGTCAGCCGCATGGCGAGGCAACTGGTGGAAGCCGCGCCGATCGCCGACGACCCGGCGCAGCGGGTGATGCTCGGCCGCATGGTGCAGGCGGCGATCCTGATCACCGCGGTCCTGGTCGGTGCCGATCAGATCGGCATCCGCGTCACCTTCATCGTGGTGATGGCCACGGTAGTGATCATCGCCCTGGTCGGCGCCGCTGCGCTGTCGGTCAGCCTTGGCTCGCGCAGCTATGTCGCCAACCTGATCGGCAGCCACTACCTGCGCCAGACCTACTCGATCGGCCAACAGGTTCGGGTCGATGGCTACGAGGGCAAGATTCTCGAGATGTCGAACACCAGCCTGGTGCTGGAAACCACTGACGGCCGGGTCAGCCTGCCCGCGCGCTTGTTCAACGAAGCGCCGATCGTGCTGCTGATCGAACGCCCGGAAGGCAGCCTCGATCCCGAGGCGCGCAATGGCTAG
- the pqqE gene encoding pyrroloquinoline quinone biosynthesis protein PqqE — protein MHEGGLPSSTSAIPLIKPPLWLLAELTYACPLQCAYCSNPVDYAGHGKTMDTETWLRVLRDARQMGALQLGLSGGEPLVRQDLEVLVTEATKLGYYSNLITSGIGMDAARARSLKAAGLDHIQVSFQSSEANQNDEIAGMRAYAHKVDMARAVKAAGFPMVLCFVLHRDNLHRLREMLDLAIELEADYVELATTQYYGWALLNRDRLLPTLEQVREAEIVANEYQARLKGKMDIYFVVPDYYEKRPKPCMNGWGSVFLLVTPDGTALPCHAARQLPGFEFPNVQSSSIKDIWQTSDAFNRFRGNTWMKEPCASCPEKEKDFGGCRCQAFQFTGDAAATDPVCDKSPLRHLVDEAISSARTTTIEKPIIFRNPKNSDRHTVKLSELAGIK, from the coding sequence ATGCACGAGGGTGGATTGCCTAGTTCAACGTCGGCGATACCGCTGATCAAGCCGCCGCTGTGGCTGCTCGCGGAGCTGACCTACGCCTGCCCACTGCAGTGCGCCTATTGCTCGAATCCGGTCGATTACGCCGGTCATGGCAAGACCATGGATACCGAAACCTGGCTGCGCGTGCTGCGTGACGCGCGACAGATGGGGGCCTTGCAGCTCGGCCTTTCCGGCGGTGAACCGCTGGTGCGGCAGGACCTCGAAGTGCTGGTCACCGAAGCGACCAAGCTCGGCTACTACTCGAACCTGATCACTTCCGGCATCGGCATGGATGCCGCTCGGGCGCGCTCGCTGAAGGCCGCCGGCCTCGATCACATCCAGGTCAGCTTCCAGAGCTCGGAAGCGAACCAGAACGACGAGATTGCCGGCATGCGCGCCTATGCGCACAAGGTCGACATGGCCCGTGCCGTGAAGGCCGCCGGCTTTCCGATGGTGCTGTGCTTCGTGCTGCATCGGGACAACCTGCACCGCCTGCGCGAGATGCTCGATCTGGCGATCGAACTTGAAGCCGACTACGTCGAACTGGCAACCACGCAGTACTACGGCTGGGCGCTGCTCAATCGCGATCGCCTGCTACCGACGCTCGAACAGGTGCGCGAAGCGGAAATCGTCGCCAACGAATATCAGGCCCGGCTCAAGGGCAAGATGGACATCTACTTCGTGGTGCCGGATTACTACGAGAAGCGCCCGAAGCCCTGCATGAACGGCTGGGGTTCGGTGTTCCTGCTGGTGACGCCGGACGGCACTGCCCTGCCCTGCCACGCCGCGCGGCAGTTGCCCGGCTTCGAGTTTCCGAACGTACAGTCGTCCTCGATCAAGGACATCTGGCAGACCTCGGATGCCTTCAACCGCTTCCGCGGCAACACGTGGATGAAGGAACCCTGCGCGTCCTGCCCGGAAAAGGAGAAGGACTTCGGCGGTTGCCGCTGTCAGGCCTTCCAGTTCACCGGCGATGCGGCAGCGACCGATCCGGTCTGCGATAAGTCGCCGCTTCGGCATCTGGTCGACGAAGCGATCTCGTCGGCACGAACCACGACGATCGAAAAGCCGATCATCTTCCGCAATCCGAAGAACTCGGATCGGCACACGGTGAAGCTCAGCGAACTGGCGGGCATCAAGTAG
- the pqqD gene encoding pyrroloquinoline quinone biosynthesis peptide chaperone PqqD codes for MSEGKVEYATDYKPLHDGSLKLARGHRIQYEQVQGCDVLLYPEGVVQLSESAAMILKQVDGKRTVIDIAAELNRMFPEDGDLTADVRGFLEVAHARGWIA; via the coding sequence ATGTCTGAAGGCAAGGTCGAATACGCGACCGACTACAAGCCGCTGCACGATGGATCGCTGAAACTGGCCCGCGGCCACCGCATCCAATACGAGCAGGTGCAAGGCTGCGACGTATTGCTGTACCCGGAAGGCGTGGTACAGCTGAGCGAATCGGCGGCGATGATTCTCAAGCAGGTCGATGGCAAACGGACCGTGATCGATATCGCGGCGGAACTGAACCGGATGTTCCCGGAAGACGGGGACCTGACGGCCGATGTACGCGGTTTCCTGGAGGTCGCTCATGCACGAGGGTGGATTGCCTAG
- the pqqC gene encoding pyrroloquinoline-quinone synthase PqqC, with the protein MNASVDTSALPWTREEFEAKLKAFEPYYHIHHPFQVAMNSGGLSKEAVQGWVLNRFYYQTAIPNKDAALLANCPDREVRRRWIQRIIDHDGNDQVEGGIERWVRLGEAVGLQRADIVSHRYVLPGVRFAVDAYVNFVRRASWQEGVASSLTELFAPSIHKERISEWPKHYPWIDSSGLDYFKGRVQEAHRDVQHGLGLTLDLFVTRAEQERALELLKFKLDILWTMLDAMSMAYVKNEPPYHCVPGFQQGMTARDIQGADHV; encoded by the coding sequence ATGAACGCCTCCGTCGATACCAGCGCCCTGCCGTGGACCCGCGAAGAGTTCGAGGCCAAGCTCAAGGCTTTCGAGCCGTACTACCACATCCACCATCCGTTTCAGGTGGCGATGAACAGCGGCGGCTTGAGCAAGGAAGCCGTACAGGGCTGGGTGCTGAACCGTTTCTACTACCAGACCGCGATTCCGAACAAGGACGCCGCACTACTCGCGAACTGTCCGGACCGCGAAGTCCGCCGCCGCTGGATCCAGCGGATCATCGATCACGATGGCAACGATCAGGTCGAAGGCGGCATCGAGCGCTGGGTGCGTCTAGGTGAAGCGGTGGGCCTGCAGCGCGCCGATATCGTCTCGCATCGCTACGTGTTGCCCGGCGTGCGCTTCGCGGTGGATGCCTACGTGAACTTCGTGCGCCGCGCGTCCTGGCAGGAAGGTGTTGCCTCATCGCTGACCGAACTGTTCGCGCCGAGCATTCACAAGGAACGGATCAGCGAATGGCCGAAGCACTATCCATGGATCGACAGCAGCGGCCTCGATTACTTCAAGGGCCGGGTCCAGGAAGCGCATCGCGACGTGCAGCACGGCCTTGGCCTGACCTTGGATCTGTTCGTGACGCGGGCCGAGCAGGAGCGCGCGCTGGAGCTGCTGAAGTTCAAGCTCGACATCCTGTGGACCATGCTCGACGCGATGAGCATGGCCTACGTGAAGAACGAACCGCCTTATCACTGCGTGCCAGGCTTTCAGCAAGGGATGACGGCGCGGGACATTCAGGGAGCAGACCATGTCTGA
- the pqqB gene encoding pyrroloquinoline quinone biosynthesis protein PqqB: protein MKIRILGSAAGGGFPQWNCNCETCDGCRSGRLNAIPRSQSSIAVSSNGLDWVLINASPDIRSQILANPELQPNRHLRDTGIKAVFLMDAQIDHVTGLLMLRESKVRLPIYCSARVKSDLTSGFPIFNILEHYCGVDWFEVKPDGTPFTVPGIDGIQFEPFALTSKAPPYSPHRAAPAPGDNLGLVIRNVVTGKCALYAPGLGVIEPPVEKAMREADLILVDGTTWTDDEMSRRGVGKKLAREMGHLYQSGAGGMLEVLSAYPNARRVLIHINNTNPILIEDGAERAEVRAAGVEVAQDGLVFEL, encoded by the coding sequence ATGAAAATAAGAATTCTGGGTTCCGCAGCGGGGGGAGGCTTCCCGCAGTGGAACTGCAATTGCGAAACCTGCGACGGCTGCCGCAGCGGACGCCTGAACGCGATTCCCCGCTCGCAGTCTTCGATCGCGGTAAGCAGCAACGGTCTGGACTGGGTGCTGATCAACGCCTCGCCGGATATCCGCTCGCAGATTCTCGCCAACCCGGAACTGCAGCCAAACCGGCATCTGCGCGATACCGGCATCAAGGCCGTGTTCTTGATGGATGCGCAGATCGACCACGTCACCGGCCTGCTGATGCTGCGCGAGTCGAAAGTGCGGCTGCCGATCTACTGCTCGGCGCGGGTCAAGTCCGATCTCACCAGCGGCTTTCCGATCTTCAACATCCTCGAGCACTACTGCGGCGTCGATTGGTTTGAGGTGAAACCGGACGGCACACCGTTCACCGTGCCGGGAATCGACGGCATCCAGTTCGAGCCGTTCGCGCTGACCAGCAAGGCGCCGCCGTACTCCCCGCATCGCGCGGCACCAGCACCCGGTGACAACCTGGGCCTGGTGATCCGCAACGTCGTCACCGGCAAGTGCGCGCTGTATGCGCCGGGCCTTGGCGTGATCGAGCCGCCGGTGGAAAAGGCGATGCGCGAGGCCGATCTGATTCTCGTCGACGGCACCACCTGGACCGATGACGAGATGAGCCGCCGCGGCGTCGGCAAGAAACTGGCACGCGAGATGGGCCATCTGTACCAGAGTGGCGCGGGCGGCATGCTCGAAGTGCTGAGCGCCTATCCGAACGCCCGTCGCGTGCTGATCCACATCAACAACACCAATCCGATCCTGATCGAGGACGGTGCCGAGCGCGCCGAAGTACGCGCTGCCGGCGTCGAAGTCGCGCAGGACGGCCTGGTATTCGAGCTCTAG
- the pqqA gene encoding pyrroloquinoline quinone precursor peptide PqqA gives MRWTKPSFTEMRFGMEVTMYILNR, from the coding sequence ATGCGTTGGACGAAACCGAGCTTCACCGAAATGCGTTTTGGCATGGAAGTGACGATGTACATCCTCAACCGCTAA
- a CDS encoding sigma-54-dependent Fis family transcriptional regulator → MGDNAAVQHANGVLRLVNGESIAKPGFDDTIRVSWQRCLNEFQLDPARLHAPSVIDSNNLKDLQDRHDELVEIARAEIDTLYDQISGSGYALLLTDAKGIILTQKVDPTLTRMFSSAGLLVGAEWSEKSEGTNGIGTCIAEGRAITIHRNDHFRARHIGLSCSGVPIRDMNGDLVAVLDASSVGSHDTRGSQMHTMALVNTSARLIEKCLFLRRCQPYRILRFHSRPEFVNLLHDAALALSEDGHVVAADDMAVALLSAPSRASLIGRSVSELFDIGNPELAQLVTTRQALMPVRDQRYGRRFFVTLAPPQLLARMDSFDRPRRAVAERVQIAPAPSLHALSLEDLAGQDPQMLANIRAARRLADSRVPILIQGPTGSGKEVFAKAVHLASPRAAQAFVAVNCAAIPETLIESELFGYKSGAFTGARKEGMRGRIQQSSGGTLFLDEIGDMPLNLQTRLLRVLEEQEVVPLGCEQAIKVELSVISASHRDLREMIANGSFREDLYYRLNGMTLDLPALKDRVDAEALIRRFIALEARNGQSISIEADAFECLLAYSWPGNIRELRNVIRTALVICDGGVVRIGDLPRSLQSPTIKVLPAALPAALLEAAAPAPMQIVSGAHALEAAERGAILRAVENNQWNMTMTARDLGMSRNTLYRKLKRHAIPLSEARRDDLSRM, encoded by the coding sequence ATGGGTGACAACGCAGCGGTGCAGCACGCCAATGGCGTGTTGCGGCTGGTCAATGGCGAGAGCATTGCCAAACCTGGCTTCGACGACACCATCCGGGTGTCCTGGCAACGCTGTCTCAACGAATTCCAGCTTGACCCCGCCCGGCTGCATGCGCCGAGCGTCATCGACTCGAACAATCTCAAGGATCTGCAGGACCGTCACGACGAACTCGTCGAGATCGCCCGGGCCGAGATCGACACCTTGTACGACCAGATCAGCGGCTCCGGCTACGCGCTGCTGCTGACCGATGCCAAGGGCATCATCCTGACCCAGAAGGTCGATCCGACCCTGACCCGCATGTTCAGCAGCGCCGGCCTGCTGGTCGGTGCCGAGTGGAGCGAGAAGAGCGAAGGCACCAACGGCATCGGCACCTGCATCGCCGAAGGCCGGGCAATCACCATCCATCGCAACGATCACTTCCGCGCCCGCCACATCGGCCTGTCCTGCTCCGGCGTGCCGATCCGCGACATGAATGGCGATCTGGTCGCAGTGCTCGACGCATCCTCGGTCGGGTCGCACGACACTCGCGGCAGCCAGATGCACACGATGGCGCTGGTCAACACCTCGGCGCGGCTGATCGAGAAGTGCCTGTTCCTGCGGCGCTGCCAGCCGTACCGGATCCTGCGTTTCCACAGCCGTCCGGAATTCGTCAACCTGCTGCACGACGCCGCGCTCGCGCTATCCGAGGATGGCCACGTCGTTGCCGCAGATGACATGGCCGTGGCGCTGCTGTCGGCCCCGAGCCGGGCCAGCCTGATCGGCCGCTCGGTCAGCGAACTGTTCGACATCGGCAATCCTGAACTCGCCCAACTGGTCACCACCCGTCAGGCCCTGATGCCGGTGCGTGACCAGCGCTATGGCCGCCGCTTCTTCGTCACCCTGGCGCCGCCGCAGCTGCTGGCGCGGATGGACAGTTTCGATCGGCCACGCCGTGCTGTCGCCGAGCGGGTGCAGATCGCACCGGCGCCGTCGCTGCATGCACTGTCGCTGGAAGATCTGGCCGGCCAGGACCCGCAGATGCTGGCGAACATCCGGGCCGCGCGCCGGCTGGCCGATTCGCGGGTGCCGATCCTGATCCAGGGCCCCACCGGCTCCGGCAAGGAAGTGTTCGCGAAGGCCGTTCATCTGGCCAGCCCTCGTGCGGCGCAAGCTTTCGTCGCGGTCAACTGCGCAGCGATTCCGGAAACGCTGATCGAATCGGAACTGTTCGGCTACAAGTCCGGTGCCTTCACGGGCGCGCGCAAGGAAGGCATGCGCGGCCGCATCCAGCAATCGAGCGGCGGCACGCTGTTCCTCGATGAAATCGGCGACATGCCGCTGAACCTGCAGACCCGCCTGCTGCGCGTGCTCGAAGAACAGGAAGTGGTGCCGCTCGGCTGCGAGCAGGCGATCAAGGTCGAGCTGAGCGTGATCAGTGCTTCGCATCGCGATCTGCGCGAAATGATCGCCAACGGCAGCTTCCGCGAGGATCTGTACTACCGCCTCAACGGCATGACCCTGGATCTGCCGGCGCTGAAGGATCGGGTCGATGCCGAAGCGCTGATCCGCCGCTTCATCGCGCTCGAAGCCCGCAATGGTCAGTCGATCTCGATCGAGGCCGACGCCTTCGAATGCCTGCTCGCCTACTCCTGGCCGGGCAACATCCGCGAATTGCGCAATGTCATCCGCACCGCGCTGGTGATCTGCGACGGCGGCGTTGTTCGGATTGGCGATCTGCCGCGTTCCCTGCAGTCGCCAACGATCAAGGTGTTGCCGGCAGCCCTGCCCGCTGCGCTGCTCGAAGCGGCGGCGCCTGCCCCGATGCAGATCGTCAGCGGTGCCCACGCGCTGGAAGCTGCCGAGCGCGGAGCGATCCTGCGCGCTGTCGAAAACAATCAATGGAACATGACGATGACCGCCCGCGATCTCGGCATGAGCCGCAACACGCTGTACCGCAAGCTCAAGCGCCACGCCATTCCCTTGAGTGAGGCACGGCGAGACGATCTGTCCCGGATGTGA
- a CDS encoding aldehyde dehydrogenase family protein, with the protein MDGSKGLEALGAEARKFISTPKKILIDGAWVTSSSGETFEIYNPATGQVVAHAQSGSKEDVNAAVAAARRAFDDHSEWRKMSPANRGKLLHKIGDLILANADELAQLESLDNGKPVVVARVADVVLAADIFHYMAGWTTKIDGGVLDLSVPFTPGTEYHAYTRREPIGVVGQIIPWNFPILMAAWKLAPALACGCTVVLKPAEETPLTALRLGELIMEAGLPKGVLNIITGFGETTGAPLAGHPGVDKVAFTGSTEVGKLIVKAAANDLKKLTLELGGKSPNIILNDADLSKAIPGAASAIFFNQGQTCCAGSRLFIQDKVYDEVVAGIAAYAKGLKMGPGLDPSTQLGPLVSQVQFDRVSGYMAAGKTEGASLATGGNRWGNEGYFVEPTLIINAPDSAKVVQEEIFGPVLVASRFKEMDDDLVRRANDSVYGLAAGIWSQDVSKIHKLVPRLRAGTVWVNCYNVFDASMPFGGYKQSGWGREMGHQVLNNYLETKSVCIGY; encoded by the coding sequence ATGGATGGATCAAAAGGTCTGGAAGCACTGGGCGCGGAAGCCCGCAAGTTCATCAGCACCCCGAAGAAGATTCTGATCGACGGCGCCTGGGTCACATCGTCGTCGGGTGAAACCTTCGAAATCTACAACCCGGCCACCGGCCAGGTCGTGGCACATGCCCAGAGCGGCAGCAAGGAAGACGTCAATGCCGCCGTCGCAGCGGCCCGTCGCGCATTCGACGATCACAGCGAGTGGCGCAAGATGTCGCCGGCCAACCGCGGCAAGCTGCTGCACAAGATCGGTGACCTGATCCTGGCCAATGCCGACGAGCTGGCGCAGCTGGAATCGCTGGACAACGGCAAGCCGGTCGTCGTCGCCCGTGTCGCCGACGTCGTGCTTGCGGCCGACATCTTCCATTACATGGCTGGCTGGACCACCAAGATCGACGGCGGTGTACTGGACCTGTCGGTGCCGTTCACCCCGGGCACCGAGTACCACGCGTACACCCGTCGCGAGCCGATCGGCGTTGTCGGCCAGATCATTCCCTGGAACTTCCCGATCCTGATGGCGGCCTGGAAGCTGGCGCCGGCACTGGCCTGCGGCTGCACCGTGGTGCTGAAGCCGGCTGAAGAAACCCCGTTGACCGCGCTGCGTCTCGGCGAGCTGATCATGGAAGCCGGCCTGCCGAAGGGCGTGCTGAACATCATCACCGGCTTCGGTGAAACCACCGGCGCGCCGCTGGCTGGTCATCCGGGTGTCGACAAGGTCGCCTTCACCGGTTCAACGGAAGTCGGCAAGCTGATCGTCAAGGCGGCTGCCAACGACCTCAAGAAGCTGACCCTGGAACTCGGCGGCAAGTCGCCGAACATCATCCTCAATGACGCCGATCTGTCCAAGGCGATCCCGGGTGCTGCCAGCGCGATATTCTTCAACCAGGGCCAGACCTGCTGCGCCGGCTCGCGCCTGTTCATCCAGGACAAGGTCTACGACGAAGTCGTTGCCGGTATCGCTGCCTATGCCAAGGGCCTGAAGATGGGTCCGGGCCTCGATCCGTCGACCCAGCTCGGCCCGCTGGTCTCGCAGGTGCAGTTCGACCGCGTGTCCGGCTACATGGCCGCCGGCAAGACCGAGGGCGCGTCGCTCGCCACCGGTGGCAACCGCTGGGGCAACGAAGGCTACTTCGTCGAGCCGACGCTGATCATCAACGCCCCCGACAGCGCCAAGGTCGTGCAGGAAGAGATCTTCGGGCCGGTACTGGTCGCGTCGCGCTTCAAGGAGATGGATGACGATCTGGTTCGCCGCGCCAACGATTCGGTGTACGGCCTCGCGGCCGGCATCTGGTCGCAGGACGTGTCGAAGATCCACAAGCTGGTGCCGCGTCTGCGTGCCGGTACCGTCTGGGTCAACTGCTACAACGTCTTCGATGCGTCGATGCCGTTCGGTGGTTACAAGCAGTCGGGCTGGGGCCGCGAGATGGGCCATCAGGTGCTGAACAACTATCTGGAAACGAAGTCGGTCTGCATCGGCTATTGA
- a CDS encoding response regulator — protein sequence MIRILLVDDHAVVRAGYRQLLECAPEYTVVAEAASAAAGYRRFLECAPDVVITDLSLPGVGGIELLRRLRARQPDLRALAFSVHEESMFVERALAAGALGYVSKRSAADTLVAAVDAVSHGREFLSPDLARTGPSRRQTNDVLHKLSQREFEIFRQVAEGHSVREIATGLCISGKTVSNHYSQIRVKLGLRSAAEMARLAIVAGVVRV from the coding sequence ATGATTCGAATTCTGCTGGTTGATGACCACGCCGTCGTCCGGGCTGGCTATCGCCAATTGCTGGAATGCGCACCCGAATACACCGTGGTTGCCGAAGCGGCGTCCGCTGCCGCCGGCTATCGCCGGTTTCTCGAATGCGCGCCGGACGTCGTGATCACCGATCTGTCGCTGCCGGGTGTCGGCGGTATCGAACTGCTGCGCCGCCTGCGCGCGCGCCAGCCGGACTTGCGGGCGCTGGCGTTCAGCGTTCACGAGGAATCGATGTTCGTCGAACGTGCGCTGGCGGCCGGCGCGCTGGGCTACGTCAGCAAACGCTCGGCGGCCGATACTTTGGTGGCGGCTGTCGATGCGGTGTCCCACGGCCGGGAATTCCTGTCTCCGGATCTGGCCAGGACTGGACCTTCCCGACGGCAGACCAATGACGTGCTGCACAAGCTTTCGCAGCGCGAGTTCGAAATCTTCCGGCAGGTTGCCGAAGGGCATTCGGTGCGGGAAATCGCCACCGGCCTGTGCATCAGCGGCAAGACCGTCTCCAACCATTATTCGCAGATCCGCGTGAAGCTCGGCCTGCGCTCGGCAGCCGAGATGGCGCGCCTGGCGATCGTGGCCGGCGTCGTGCGTGTCTGA